Within Candidatus Neomarinimicrobiota bacterium, the genomic segment TTTAAGTTAAAAGATCTGAATATGGGAAACCCCGTTTTGAGATTTCTTACCACATTAAACAGGTAGGATTCGGTAGGAAGGCCTCTGCGCGGCGATGTATTACTTTTTGATTCTGTTGCGTTAAAACTCCATGTGAACGAATTCGGATAATAATTAAACCGCTCGTTCGCCAATTTTGTGCCGAGCCACGGAAGCGGTTTGGTCCAGAAGAACGGTTTGATTTTTGACTTTCGTTTAATCGGCAGATTGTATGAAAATCCACCGTTATAAGATGTAGACCTCTTATTCAATATCTGGGAATTACTTCCTTCTTGATTCAGTATCTTCAAATTCGCAGATGATTTATCGAGTGTGTATTTCACTAATTTCGAGCGTGACTTACTGTTTTTCTTGAACGATATTCCGAATGTACTTTGGTTGTTTATGTTCTTGATCGAATCCGGCGCTGCTCCCTGCACGAGGATATCGGTGCCCGGAAGATATTTCGGAGTCCTCACCCTTCTGCTGAAATTTACCGATATAGGGATTGAGAGTCCCCATCTCGCCGGTAACAATTTATTTGATTTGAATGTATTATTAACTCTGAAGGAAAATACCTGTCCGCTTACTCCGGCTTTACCAGCCTTTTCCTCCACTTTATGAAAATCTGCATCTACTCTGTCAATGCTGACATTTACATTCCCGACGTCGGCTATTTTAAGACCTACGCTGCCCCGCGCGGCGATCCCGCCCTCTCTACTGATATCGGAGACCCGGAGCTCATCCAGCCAGATCTGCCCGCTGATCGGGGTTACCTTGTGTTTATTCCTCACTCCTACAACTATCTGCCGCAGTCGGGTGATTGACGGAGAGTTAACGATTTTGACCCTTTTTCCGTCATCTGATCGGAATTCATTCCCTTCCTTGAGCTTTAAATTGGTCAGTTCTTCAAGAGAGATCTCCAATTGATTCCTGCTGTCCCAACCGGGATATACCGGTCCGGAAATCTCATAATAGCTCTCATCGCTTCTGCCTAACCGGATAAAAAACTCCACCGATGAGGAATCTCTCCCGAAGTGCTTGTCGCCGTGTACGAACATCTTTAATTTCCCGTACCTCGCTATATCCTGATCCTGAAAAAACACTTTTCTGGCGGCTCCTACGGCTCCGGGAGCCAGTTCGTCGAAGCTCAGCACCAACGATTGTTCTTTCGCCCGTACACGCGTTATACGGTCTTCGACACCCGTTACTCCGGGCGGAGGCTGGAGGTCAGGATCCGAATTAGACCGTGTCCCGTCGTATATATCGCTGTTGTCCTCTGTGTTGACTACTGTAACGGCGAAAGATGAATCTGACTTATCAAAGACGTCACTGCCTTCCCTCATGACTCCCAATTCCTGCCATTCGTTAGCGACCAATTCTATAGTTGCGATCTGTATGCTATTTTCTCTCATCAGACCATCAACCCAGATTCTGATGTACTGTATATCCTGAAACGTTACATTTTGTCCCGATTTGTAGGAGTATTCGGTGATAGGTAACCTGTATAGCCTCCAACCTCTCCTATTGGTTCTGCCTCCTGCTATCAGATGGTCATCCCTGCCGTCAAGCCAGAATGAGTACTCGAAATAATCGCTTCGGATATCGAGAAATGTGTTACCGTTGAGGTCCTCAGTATCGGGCAGAAATCCTCCCTCATCTCGCTGGTTTCCTTCAGTCCCGTTTATTCTCCTGTATTCGATCGGTCTTACGTTCGGGTCATATTGCCAATTATCAGCGTTTGGGTCCGGATTCGTAGAGGGATCGTGTGCGGGAGGCGGAGAATTCACGTCAGTTGAATTGTAACACTGATACTCTATTACTCCCGTTTCATTTATGTCGGAACAGCCATCAACTCCCGTATCTTCTCCTTCGTCTAACAGGTTGTTTCCGACCGTACCGCCTATCGGTTCATCCTCGGTGTCATATTTGCTGTCAGCATTTGCATCCTCGCTTATATGACCTATATCGATGCTCAATCTCCCTTCGTTTCCTTTAACCCATATCTCAAGAAATTTTGTCTGGGTTTGGTCGAAGAAGCTTGCAGGGAGCGCTCTCATTACGCCGCCCCACTTCTGCTCGGTTGAGCCGCTGCTGTCCGGCTGGTCCAGTTGATTTCGGGTAGGGTCAATATTTAGCGTCAGGACGTCCGTATACAAATTTCCCGCCTGATTGCTCCGACCCAGATCGCGATCCTCCCAAATGTCTGTTGTAAACACCCTTTCAAAGGGATTGTACCAGTAAGTATAGCCCCTTTCTTCATTCGTTTTAAAATCCGGAGGCGATGCTTTACGCCAATGCCGCCGGGTGATAGACAGGGAGGTGACCCTTTTGCTTGACTCGAAATCGTCGAGATAGGCAACTCCCCTGTTATCCCCTGTTGCTTTGCTGTTCAGGGTGTTGGGATTAGGGATAATTCGTGCTATTTCACCTTCAACGTTGAATGAAGAAGGTTGGTCTGTCTTTATTAAGGGCAGAGCGTTTACTCCCCGTGTGATAAAATTGGGTTTTGCATCATACCGCCCGTTCAGATCCCACAGCATATTTCGGATAGGTTCTTCTCCGACTCTCACCTTTTGATCTATGGTGCTTTTGGAATAATATAAAAACGTTCCGCCTATATAAGAATTTTCTCCGAACCGGTATTCCGCGCGAGTACCGAGCAGGGATTTTTTGTCCAGCTGAAAAAGCTGGTTCTTTTCAAACCTCACTTCTAAGTTCGCCCCCGGATCGGTAGCGCCCTCCTTGAGCAGCGTCAGCTGACCGGTGAAGTAGTCGATGGAGTAGTCGGTGCCTCTTTCCAATATTACTCCGTCGAGCGTTACCTCTTCGCTCCCCTCTATTACGTTTATCCCGAGGTTTAACACTGAGGAGCGGTTTTTGTATGATACCAGTATCTTGAATTTGCTTGCCGTCTTAATTGAGTCCTGCCATGTTGAATTATAAATCACCGGACTGTGGAATTTTTTGTTTAGCGCTTCCGGGGCAAAAAACGGCCTCAAGGACGGAAACCATAATTCACCCCTGGGGAGGTTTATGATCGCCTCGGTTTCGATGTCGAAAATCTGATCCGGCTGAAAATTTCCGTTTACGTCGAGAGAGTCCAATCCGAAGATCTGAAGGTAATTGGTACCCGTACTATCACGTTCCTGCGGTTCAGCCTTATCACGGTCAAACACAATCTTCAGATCGAATCCTTCTTTGTTGATATTAGTTGCCCCGAGGTTGTAAACGTTTTTGAACTCAAGATTCCAGGTCGGATGCGAAGGTCTTTGATTTTTGCTCTTCAGTAATTTCAGCACTACGAGTGTATCATTACCGAACGGTACTTCCTGTCCGCCGTAGATTTCTCCTCCTTGGTCTATATATGCTACAGCAAGAATGTC encodes:
- the sprA gene encoding cell surface protein SprA; the protein is LSLPGTRFAVSGGRNQGLFGLKSLMKVGGLNITSIISVERGKKAILTLDGGATSQQKQINDYGYVKNTYFFLDDYYRRTFYPTVNTVFRAKPPNRRILTIDVYITAAGNETGNFEAIAVPDPNDPGQISNLIESGGEQGRFKRLTKNIEYEISENHGFIRMNTYLNESDILAVAYIDQGGEIYGGQEVPFGNDTLVVLKLLKSKNQRPSHPTWNLEFKNVYNLGATNINKEGFDLKIVFDRDKAEPQERDSTGTNYLQIFGLDSLDVNGNFQPDQIFDIETEAIINLPRGELWFPSLRPFFAPEALNKKFHSPVIYNSTWQDSIKTASKFKILVSYKNRSSVLNLGINVIEGSEEVTLDGVILERGTDYSIDYFTGQLTLLKEGATDPGANLEVRFEKNQLFQLDKKSLLGTRAEYRFGENSYIGGTFLYYSKSTIDQKVRVGEEPIRNMLWDLNGRYDAKPNFITRGVNALPLIKTDQPSSFNVEGEIARIIPNPNTLNSKATGDNRGVAYLDDFESSKRVTSLSITRRHWRKASPPDFKTNEERGYTYWYNPFERVFTTDIWEDRDLGRSNQAGNLYTDVLTLNIDPTRNQLDQPDSSGSTEQKWGGVMRALPASFFDQTQTKFLEIWVKGNEGRLSIDIGHISEDANADSKYDTEDEPIGGTVGNNLLDEGEDTGVDGCSDINETGVIEYQCYNSTDVNSPPPAHDPSTNPDPNADNWQYDPNVRPIEYRRINGTEGNQRDEGGFLPDTEDLNGNTFLDIRSDYFEYSFWLDGRDDHLIAGGRTNRRGWRLYRLPITEYSYKSGQNVTFQDIQYIRIWVDGLMRENSIQIATIELVANEWQELGVMREGSDVFDKSDSSFAVTVVNTEDNSDIYDGTRSNSDPDLQPPPGVTGVEDRITRVRAKEQSLVLSFDELAPGAVGAARKVFFQDQDIARYGKLKMFVHGDKHFGRDSSSVEFFIRLGRSDESYYEISGPVYPGWDSRNQLEISLEELTNLKLKEGNEFRSDDGKRVKIVNSPSITRLRQIVVGVRNKHKVTPISGQIWLDELRVSDISREGGIAARGSVGLKIADVGNVNVSIDRVDADFHKVEEKAGKAGVSGQVFSFRVNNTFKSNKLLPARWGLSIPISVNFSRRVRTPKYLPGTDILVQGAAPDSIKNINNQSTFGISFKKNSKSRSKLVKYTLDKSSANLKILNQEGSNSQILNKRSTSYNGGFSYNLPIKRKSKIKPFFWTKPLPWLGTKLANERFNYYPNSFTWSFNATESKSNTSPRRGLPTESYLFNVVRNLKTGFPIFRSFNLNYGRGWTNDLSDLRTNKTAIYSGDLGTLLNANESFSAKWNPRIFSWMQTNFGYNSNYRLRHVRQRSSNDISNQKDFNTSLNFDLKKFLALFDSGKKKTAKKPTSAGQRRSSRRKTKEKEVEEDKKEAKKERDNPTIAELLGMLSKKLQPVNISYSTGRGLSNPAVIGEPNLGYKFGFSDDPGVEKSEEIVAENTRGETTNFTSRSGLNLSRNVTLGFSYGSSERKNRTSASNLNTIQTRDFFPMGDGGEDGIPFPSWNLRISGLEKLPLFSSIAKSVSLEHGFGGKENKRILETIRSTGVEGIDTTITEVTGRDFSKSWQPLVGMSFRLKKNITANFRYNKSTSTSNFFGITKGTQILNSSNISITANYSRRGGMKIPIFFLRDFKFDNQVSFSLTYNRSTSETLSRTGAGDGEFALLNLSRRWTLQPQMSYSFSSKLNGGLFFEFGKTETIHGTTSFRDFGLTVNIAIRG